A DNA window from Paraclostridium bifermentans contains the following coding sequences:
- a CDS encoding winged helix-turn-helix domain-containing protein, with product MKEVLVLRDLECIKAIAHPRRIDILNAFKSIPLSAKQLSQLLDEPHAKINYHIKTLYKVGVLDLVEEKVKSGIVEKYYYPTAKHIVIGKNALNFNSNTEDKDIGDICISKFENMSNLFYKAIEENDIDSEYIANYNQVCLSKSEIKELSNTIEEKINEIVLNRKHNEAEMKYDLALITIPLEEKCKA from the coding sequence ATGAAAGAAGTTTTAGTACTAAGAGATTTAGAGTGCATAAAAGCAATTGCACATCCAAGAAGAATAGATATTTTAAATGCGTTTAAATCAATTCCGTTGTCAGCAAAACAATTATCTCAATTGCTAGATGAACCGCATGCAAAAATAAATTACCACATAAAGACTTTGTATAAGGTTGGAGTATTAGATTTAGTAGAAGAGAAGGTTAAATCTGGAATTGTTGAAAAGTATTATTATCCTACAGCTAAGCATATTGTTATAGGTAAGAATGCTCTAAATTTTAACAGTAATACAGAAGATAAAGATATAGGGGATATATGTATATCGAAGTTTGAGAATATGAGTAACTTATTTTATAAAGCTATAGAGGAAAATGATATAGATAGTGAGTACATAGCTAATTATAATCAAGTTTGCTTAAGTAAAAGTGAAATAAAAGAGTTATCCAATACAATAGAAGAAAAAATTAATGAAATTGTATTAAATAGAAAACATAATGAAGCTGAGATGAAATACGACTTAGCATTGATAACGATACCATTAGAAGAAAAATGCAAAGCATAA
- the glsA gene encoding glutaminase A: MENVLEQILEDNRKYTNYGHVATYIPELKNARQDDLGICMIDMNNEIHTAGNFDKKFTIQSISKPIILALVLSENDWEHVFSKVGMEPSGDPFNSIMKLETKECKKPCNPMINAGAIVTTSMIKGKDLKEKEEKMLNFFKTLAKNDNLKINYDIYESEKLTGDRNRAMAYLLKNDGFIDGDVEEVLDLYFKQCSIEIDCIDLARIGVNLASYGVDVETGERLIDERISRIVKTFMVTCGMYDASGEFAIKVGIPAKSGVGGGILASVPKKMGIGIYGPALDKKGNSIAGIKILESLSEQYKINIF; the protein is encoded by the coding sequence ATGGAAAATGTATTAGAACAAATACTTGAAGACAACAGAAAATATACAAATTATGGACATGTAGCAACTTATATACCAGAATTAAAAAATGCAAGACAAGATGATTTAGGTATATGCATGATTGATATGAATAATGAAATTCATACGGCTGGAAATTTTGATAAAAAGTTCACAATTCAGAGCATATCTAAGCCTATAATATTAGCTTTAGTGCTTAGTGAAAATGATTGGGAGCATGTATTTTCTAAAGTTGGGATGGAGCCTAGTGGAGACCCATTTAACTCTATTATGAAATTAGAAACGAAAGAATGTAAGAAGCCTTGTAACCCTATGATAAATGCAGGAGCTATAGTTACAACTTCCATGATAAAAGGGAAAGACCTTAAAGAAAAAGAAGAAAAAATGTTAAACTTTTTTAAAACACTAGCTAAAAATGATAATTTGAAAATAAATTATGATATATATGAATCGGAGAAATTAACAGGAGATAGAAATAGAGCTATGGCTTATCTTTTGAAAAATGATGGGTTTATAGATGGCGATGTAGAAGAAGTTTTAGACTTATACTTCAAACAATGCTCTATAGAAATTGATTGTATAGACTTAGCTAGAATAGGAGTTAACTTAGCATCTTATGGAGTGGATGTTGAAACGGGAGAAAGACTTATAGATGAAAGAATATCGCGTATAGTTAAGACATTTATGGTAACGTGTGGAATGTATGATGCATCTGGAGAATTTGCAATAAAAGTTGGAATTCCTGCAAAATCAGGTGTTGGAGGTGGTATATTAGCTTCAGTTCCTAAAAAGATGGGAATTGGAATATATGGACCTGCCCTTGATAAAAAAGGTAATAGTATTGCGGGTATAAAGATATTAGAATCTTTAAGTGAACAGTATAAAATAAATATATTCTAA
- a CDS encoding nucleoside kinase, translating into MENINIKINNKNYEYPKNVALDIIAKDLSNEYKGIVTIGKIKNKLKDLNSTLDKNCDLELIDTTQPDGMRVYMRTLSLIFIKACEEIFNGCKVTIEHSLSNGLYCEIKNNKSEVTEEDIEKIKAKVKSIIESDLKIEKIVTDKSEAIKILKNNNKNAKAELLKYKEYEDVKLYKCGGYINHFYGHMLPSTSYVKTFDIKKWQSGVVILGPSKENKNEPQNFVAQPKLSNIYKESEIWSELIGIDKVASLNEAIESKKYGEIISIVEALHEKKISQIADIIKENNKRVILIAAPSSSGKTSFAHRLSIQLKVNNLHPVPISLDDYFVDREDTPLDEFGNFDFESIYAIDLELFNSDLEKLLKGEEIKLPKFNFKTGKREFSGKTLKIEKDQPIILEGIHALNPMLTQSIDDKDKFKIYISVLTQINLDNHNRIPTTDLRLIRRIVRDYNFRGYSAEKTILNWWSVRRGEDKNIFPYQEEADIMFNSACLYELAVLKKYAKPLLEQIEDDNEAFIESNRILKFLQYFVELDDELDIPPTSIIREFIGGSRIVD; encoded by the coding sequence AAATTAATAATAAAAATTATGAATATCCTAAAAATGTAGCTTTAGATATAATAGCGAAAGATTTAAGTAATGAATATAAGGGTATAGTAACAATAGGTAAAATAAAAAATAAATTAAAGGATTTAAACAGTACTTTAGATAAAAATTGTGATTTAGAATTAATTGACACAACTCAACCAGATGGAATGAGAGTTTATATGAGAACTTTGTCTTTGATTTTTATAAAAGCATGTGAAGAAATTTTTAATGGGTGTAAGGTTACAATAGAACACTCATTATCAAATGGATTATACTGTGAAATAAAAAATAATAAAAGTGAAGTTACAGAAGAAGATATAGAAAAAATAAAGGCAAAAGTAAAAAGTATAATAGAATCTGATTTAAAAATAGAAAAAATTGTTACAGATAAATCGGAAGCAATAAAAATACTTAAAAATAATAATAAAAATGCAAAGGCAGAATTATTAAAGTATAAAGAATATGAAGATGTGAAATTATATAAATGCGGTGGATATATAAATCATTTTTATGGTCATATGTTACCGTCTACTAGTTATGTTAAAACTTTCGATATAAAAAAATGGCAATCAGGAGTAGTTATATTAGGACCAAGTAAAGAAAATAAAAATGAACCTCAAAATTTTGTAGCTCAGCCAAAGCTTTCTAATATATATAAAGAGTCAGAGATTTGGTCTGAACTTATTGGAATAGATAAGGTTGCTAGCTTAAATGAAGCTATAGAAAGTAAAAAATACGGAGAAATAATCAGTATAGTTGAAGCATTGCATGAAAAAAAGATATCACAAATTGCAGACATAATAAAAGAAAATAATAAAAGAGTTATATTAATAGCTGCGCCATCTTCATCTGGAAAAACAAGTTTTGCACACAGATTATCTATACAATTAAAAGTTAATAACTTACATCCGGTGCCTATTTCTTTAGATGACTATTTTGTTGATAGAGAAGATACTCCTTTAGATGAATTTGGTAATTTTGATTTTGAATCTATATATGCAATAGACTTAGAATTATTTAACAGTGATTTAGAAAAATTATTAAAAGGTGAAGAAATTAAACTTCCAAAATTTAATTTTAAAACAGGAAAAAGAGAATTTAGTGGAAAAACTTTAAAAATTGAAAAAGACCAACCTATTATTCTAGAAGGTATACATGCATTAAATCCAATGCTAACACAGAGTATAGATGATAAGGATAAATTTAAAATATATATAAGTGTTCTTACTCAAATAAATTTAGATAACCATAATAGAATACCAACAACAGACTTAAGACTTATAAGAAGAATAGTGAGAGACTACAATTTTAGAGGATACAGTGCTGAAAAAACTATTTTAAATTGGTGGTCAGTAAGAAGAGGAGAAGATAAAAATATATTCCCTTATCAAGAAGAAGCTGATATAATGTTTAACTCAGCTTGTTTATATGAGTTAGCGGTTTTAAAGAAATATGCAAAGCCACTTTTAGAACAAATTGAAGATGACAACGAAGCATTTATAGAGTCTAATAGAATATTAAAGTTTTTACAATATTTTGTAGAGTTAGACGATGAATTAGATATACCTCCGACATCTATAATTAGAGAATTTATTGGTGGTAGTAGAATTGTTGATTAA